Genomic segment of Coffea arabica cultivar ET-39 chromosome 1e, Coffea Arabica ET-39 HiFi, whole genome shotgun sequence:
GTTGCTGCTAAAGCAGCTTCTAATCTTGAGACAGCTGGTTCCATAAAACTTGTGTGGAAAGCACCTGCGACAGCTAGCCGCACCTGAAAGGGGAAATGAGATACCAAGAGATTGCAAAAGCAGGAGCAGTCAATGTTTAAACAATAAGTACCGTCATTCGAGCTTTAAATGACTTTGCCTTGGCTTCTACAGCTTCCACTCCTTTCACACCTCCAGAGACAGCATAATTTCCCTAAATTAGACATGATGCACCAGACTCAAAAACCGAACAGAAGAAAACCTCCTAGTTTTGGTGCAATTACAAGACCTATAAACTAGACCACAGATGACAAGTATAAAGGCTTACAGGACATAAGAAATTAGCAATTTGAACTTTGTTAGCCTCATCAACTTCTTCATTGGCTGCATCACACAGCTTTTGCACCTTTTCTGAATCCAGCCCTATGATGCTGACCATAGCACTTTGTGCAGCATCTGCAGCATCCTGGGAAAAAATGATATGGTAAAGCTTTAGCATTTCAGAAAAAGTTGGTCATCATACAAATGGTTTATGATTGATGTCACCTGCATTGCTTCACCCCTAAGCTTGACCAACTTGAGCCCATCCTCAAAGCTGACAACCATAATTTTAATAGGTAAGTGAAGGACAAAAAAGGACCAcaaaatcttttttcttttcagcaCAGGTGGAGGCTAATGAATTTGGGTCTATAGGTGAATTCACACCAAAGCCACAAAGCAAAGAACATCAACAATAACTGTACACTTCGGTGTTCAATTTGGCCAGTCACCTGAAGGCTCTGGCAAATGCAAGGGCAGTATACTCCCCCAGACTCAGACCACAAGTAACATCCACAGAATCAATAATTTGCTGACCTCCATCACGTGCCCGGAGAACTTCAATTGCAGCTAAGCTTGTGACATAGATGGCAGGCTGTAAACAGAAATAAAACTGATTTCAGTTTAGGTTACAGCtttatttttaaacattttgctTCCCTCTGGAACAAAGAGCATGGGAATTGGATACCAAAGCATTTGTGTTCAATCAGATGCAGAGAATTAAAAATTCTTTAGGACGTGTTTACTTTGTATTTTGTAGTCATTGAAGGTTTTGAATTCAGACTGATCTGAGAGGACGAGATGCACCTATGCACCCTTTTGTCTGGTCTTATTGAAGAGAAGATATTAGATTGACAACAGTTGGCTACCGGCACCACTACGCTGCAACTAGCTATTTGCATGTCACTTTGCTGTTGAATGGGAACCTTAACTTTCATGGTTAGAGattttcattcattcgttctccaTTTACAGAAAGCTTCTTAATTGTTCCAAGTTTCCAAGCTGTGCCATTATCATACTGAGATACAAAAGTTCCACTAAACATGGAAGAGAAGTTCAAAACAACAAATTTTGATGTGTACCTGGCTTAGAACAGTGGAATCTAGCTTTTCTTTTGGTCCATTAAGACAAATATCCAAAAGGTCAAACCTTCAATAATACAAACAATACATCAGAGattaaaccaacttaaatcGAACGAAAAGCATTTATAATTTCAAACTTGATTTAAGCAGGATACACAACAAATAGCAAATTATTGGATCTACCCCAGTATTTCATTTGCCTTTTTGTACAATTCAGCAGCAGCAGGCACCTTCTGAGCCTCTGCACCCATTCCAACAGCTTGTGCACCCTACGATGCACACATAAGGCCAGTTACTTTCTGCATCTGTCAGAAAACCGGTGCTATCCATGATGTTGCTTGCACATCAAACACGCAAAGCATCAAGAATTAGAAGAAACAAAACTCCTTGTGCTTTCTGCATTCATTAATCAGCCACTACCAATGGAGGTAGCCACTAATACTCAAGCTATATTAGTAGTCAATGTGGAAGTTGAACTTGGCACTACATCAGGCACAATTTCCCTTGCTTCAGTTGTGGCTACTGCTGATTGCGGTGAAACAAATTCTTCTGCATTACCAATTGCTAAATCTTCTAAAACTTTATTCAACCTCTAGAGGAATTTGTAGCCCAATAGCTAGCTACTGGAACAGACTTATTCTCTAATTCGATCATTACCACATCCAGTAATTTGCAACATATACTGTGGACAGTACGACCAATTCAAGCCAAATGTTTAAGGTTTTCAAACACAAGTTAACATCACCAAAACAATGACTTAAACTCGTGACCGCTTTTCCTGAAATATACACGAGATCTTGATGATCAATAACATACAAGTTGTTCCACAAGAAGATTCTATGTCGAgaatgagtaaaatgcaacACAACTTCACCGCTGGATCATATCGAACCTTTAATGAGTTTCAGGGAGCAGTTCTTTGATATTTCTTGTCATCTTTATATGAACTATCATCAGCATTTCTCTGATTAAGCAAGTTCCTACCTTGACTCATTAATAACACAACCAATTGAAGCACAATTAACATAACAATGCAATCACGAAATATTCAAAATCTACAATCTTCAATTGGTTGTGTCACGCATATTGAATAGCTAATTATGCATATTGAAAAGAGAAATAACAGAGAATTTCCACCACAAAACAAGTTAGGAACCTAGATAAATCAGACCTGACCGGGGAAGAGGAAAGCGCAGCTGGGTTTATAATCATGGTACAAGGCATCATTGACAACAGTTTGAGATCCGACAGCAGCACTCATGAAAACCTTAGATGTATCCAAATTCTTGAGACTAAAACCTCGAATCCCATTCTTAAATCCCAACGTTTTGGAACTCCTGAGTGACACTGAATTCCCAAGAGCGAGCTGAGGCTGCTGCCCATTGAGAGAAATGGAAGAAGGAAGGACCAAAGATGATGAGCTCATTGTGTTTGTGAAAATGCAAATGGGCGCTGATGATAATGAGCGACGGCAAGAAACAGCGGGAGCGAATCGAATTAGAGGATGGTGGAAGAGGGCATGCATTTACTTTTGCTGAATTCTTAAATATAAATGCTGAATGCATAGCATAGTTCAGGTCCAGTGTTGGTATTGTAAGTTAGCGGAGTTTACGAAGAAAATGACGAGCGTGGAGAAAATAAGGTCAAATCGATATTCACCAAATTTAACGTTGGTGTAGTAGCAGGCTTGAATTCTAGTCTAGCTccagttttttttaaaaaaaaaaaaaaaaaacccaaggcCTGTGTAATATTTTTATCAGGAAATTATTCCCTTTTTCTTACCCTTTGCGGAGACTTacttggattgcaatttttctttaaacaaaaaaaaaatgaagaaacgtTTAAATTGCATTTTTATGTATTTTGAGGTGATTTACAATGCAATTTTTAATTACCTGCAACTCTTTTTACTTGAAACCTATATAAGAGAAACACTATAGTTTCGAATTAATGGATACTACAAAAGGAGTGACGATGCAATACGCAAAAAAGAAGAGACTCGTAGAATGACAGAGACAGATAGAGCTTTTGCACATTTTCATTAATCCATAAACAAGATCTATGCATCTCGATCGACAAATAGATATCACAATAAAGCCTATTCATTTTGGAACTCTCTCCTCCACCGGAATATACTTTCAAGATGTAACAAGGTCACAAGCTATCATGAGCTTGACCTAGTTTCATTGACGTTAAATTTTAAATGATCAAATTTCAGAATCCAAATTGAGCTTTAGCTTCTCAGAAATCATCCAATCAAATGAGGATAATGAGCAAATGTGTATCTGTTCTAACCATGCCTTGGTTCAGTTGAATTCTCAAGTCATTTGATATTTGACTTGTTCGCAGCATAACCACCAGTAACACTAGCCTTGGTAATTTCGAAGATCAGAATTCTGCAAATGTTCATAATTGTGATTTAATGCCGAACACTTCTTATTTACATTCTGTATACAATTGGTAATATGCCTTATTCTACAATAACGAATCAAACAATATGTTCCATGGTGGAGTATAGAAAATGCATGTCAATTTCGATTCGCGGTCATAGCCAGACCTGATTATTTTGTGCTTGCTTTGTTGATTTGGGAAAACCCTTCTTGCCACTTTCTGGAGAACCTGATGGATTCATTCTGATCACGACTGGACAGAATGTCGGAGGGAAGAGGGGAAATTTGAGCCTTGCATACAGTTATACTAGCTAGAATGAATGTGCAACACAAATCCTGCGAAAGACAACAAAAGGACAAGTTAAAGACGAAAAGAAGCTCTGATAGGAGCcgatataattttttttgttttctatttgcaagttgaaaagtttcttgacattaaattggtaaaaataaaatagagtcaaattttcaaaagatgCTAATCAGTTTCTTTCCCACTATGTGAATCAAGCAGGGCTCTGCATAATCTGGTACTCTGAATGCAGTACATCAAATAGAAACACTTACCATTCCTCAGACCTCAGGCCCGTCCTCTGATCTCTATACATGATCAACAACCTGAAGCTCACTGAACCTATCTCTTTTGCTCCGTATTACCCTAGCTTTGTTGCCTCTTATTTCTAGGACCTGATTAACAAGTTTAAGCATCTCATTCTTAGCACTCTCAAGAAACCGTCAAAATGTTGACAAAGCCCCGATGATTAGATCATTTAAGATGAAGATTACTGTGCAAATACTGAAGTTGTTGGAACAATATAGGCTTTCTGATATTAATAAGTTATTTCCAAGTGCTTAGAAGACTTTGTTGTGAGCCCCCAGGAAACATTGATGTTGGGCTTAacagttggtgggataaaatccaagtcCAACGATTGAAATACTCTTTCCAGCAGATACAGTCAATACTTTTAAAGCAAAGCACCTTAGTGCGATTGCACAAGTTCAAAGTAccgaaaaggaaaagaatttgCAAATCAGAGGTGCTACCAGGTGAAAATGTAAAAATGACAACAATGATTGTCTTTTTTTCTTTAGCCATTTTGGGTCAGATCTCCAAAGGCGATTGGAAGAGTAAACCAATCACACGTTAAGTAACTACAGCCAGTCAATGACtgaaataattccaaatcttCTTGTTGTCAAACTCAACATTCAAGGCAGAGTGCAAGTTAGATTTTGCTTGTTCACTGGCATTTTAGGCATGGTAGATAAAACAGTTTACCTCAGGTCTTGAATCAAGAACCCCACTGGACATGCCAACATCAATTCGCCATATGCTGCAGTTGAATTTGCTGCAAGGTAAATGACTATTAATAACCTTTAGAAGCTAAATATAGATCTACCTTGCGAAGACAGTAGTCTTTATCATCAATTTCAGGAAATAAAGTATCATCGGGGATAATAAGGACCTATACCAGTTTGCTCCCATTGGTTGAGGAGTGTGTCCAACCACCATTCGCCGACCACCTACAGCTTGCAGCGTCTCTTCAAGTATTGATTCAATCTGATAAGACAGAGATATTTATTTTCCATTATGTCAGCATTTTATTTTACAATGACATCATGATTAAGATTTCACTGGctacaaaatattcaaaagttTGATACTGCAATAGGTCATTTAAGGTAGCAAAGCTCTAACTTTGAACACAGTTTCTCAGTaagaaatatttaaattaaaagaaaaaaggtcgATAAGAGACTAACAAGTATAAAAATTTTGAGACAAAATACATAGATTTCCAGATCCAAGATTTGTCCAGAACCTAGTAATGTATAGCTTTTGGCTGGACAATATAGAAATATAGAGAATGAAAAGTAATGACCTGACTTATCTGATAGTCATATAGATCCGAAATATCTCTGGAGTATAGACGGTTCCAGACAACGCTATCATAGCCTCTTGTTGCTATGAAAGGGGTCTCTAAGTAGCTGTCTGTGTTACCAAGACCTCTCATCCAGTGAGATACTTCTTTATTTATCCTCTCTATGCCGTAAGATACTGCAATAGATGACCCCACAGGAATTATATATTTCTCAACCctaagaaaaatgcagaaaatatgcTACCTTGTGACCAAGTTCTTACCATGGTGAGGAAGGAGGCCACCATGACAGAAGACCCAATCATCAATCTTCAGAATAACAGCATGTCGTGCCAACTCAGATGCCAATGGACCCCCTGGT
This window contains:
- the LOC140012817 gene encoding uncharacterized protein, producing MHALFHHPLIRFAPAVSCRRSLSSAPICIFTNTMSSSSLVLPSSISLNGQQPQLALGNSVSLRSSKTLGFKNGIRGFSLKNLDTSKVFMSAAVGSQTVVNDALYHDYKPSCAFLFPGQGAQAVGMGAEAQKVPAAAELYKKANEILGFDLLDICLNGPKEKLDSTVLSQPAIYVTSLAAIEVLRARDGGQQIIDSVDVTCGLSLGEYTALAFARAFSFEDGLKLVKLRGEAMQDAADAAQSAMVSIIGLDSEKVQKLCDAANEEVDEANKVQIANFLCPGNYAVSGGVKGVEAVEAKAKSFKARMTVRLAVAGAFHTSFMEPAVSRLEAALAATEIKTPRIPVISNVDAEPHADPETIKKILARQVTSPVQWEATVKTLLTKGLKKSYELGPGKVIAGIVKRMDKGADLENISA